Proteins from a genomic interval of Desulfobacterales bacterium:
- a CDS encoding sigma 54-interacting transcriptional regulator gives MDIAKYWKTIVDTLQDGLMVIDPEGNILAMNPAAERLTGYSADELVGQNCRILNCTGCELYGRGPGKEWCSLFEKGIVTAKKCLISRKDRRALHVVKNATVLKDPEGQMIGSVETLTDISEIVRQQEEILTLRKSCRLEDQHHGLLGESPPMQRLFELIENVAQTDAPVLIHGQSGTGKELVARAIHEDSPRKDKPFIKVNCAALNENLLESELFGHEKGSYTGADRTRIGRFEAAHEGTIFLDEIGDIPLGIQVKLLRVLEEKEIERVGDHKPIPVDVRIISATNKDIEDLIAQEHFREDLFFRINVFPLKCPSLSERLDDIHLMVQNFIEQNAEKSGKKIVGLTPEAMEALFTYSWPGNVRELRNAIEYAFVLCSGHWIGVEHLPPKISTGSKRPLTRAQQSSVSWEEDRSNLLDTLRQVGGNQSEAARLLGVSRVTIWKRIKKYGIDLETDLTKIEAT, from the coding sequence ATGGACATCGCTAAATACTGGAAAACCATTGTTGATACCTTACAGGACGGTCTGATGGTCATTGACCCGGAGGGCAATATCCTGGCCATGAATCCAGCGGCTGAAAGGCTGACCGGCTATTCAGCCGATGAGCTGGTCGGTCAAAATTGCCGGATCTTAAATTGCACCGGCTGCGAGCTGTATGGGCGCGGCCCCGGAAAAGAGTGGTGCAGCTTGTTTGAAAAAGGTATCGTCACCGCCAAGAAATGCCTAATTTCCAGGAAAGACCGGCGCGCGTTGCATGTCGTCAAGAATGCAACCGTGCTTAAAGATCCTGAGGGGCAGATGATCGGATCGGTGGAAACCTTGACCGATATCTCTGAAATCGTGCGCCAGCAGGAGGAAATCCTGACCCTGCGCAAAAGCTGTCGGCTGGAGGACCAACACCACGGGCTGCTGGGCGAATCGCCGCCGATGCAGCGCCTTTTTGAACTCATCGAGAATGTGGCCCAGACCGACGCACCGGTACTCATCCACGGTCAGAGCGGTACCGGCAAAGAACTGGTGGCCCGCGCCATTCATGAAGATAGCCCCAGAAAAGACAAGCCCTTTATTAAAGTCAACTGCGCCGCGCTGAATGAAAATCTGTTGGAAAGTGAGCTTTTCGGCCATGAAAAAGGCTCTTATACCGGCGCCGACCGAACCCGTATCGGTCGTTTTGAAGCCGCCCACGAGGGCACGATCTTTTTAGATGAAATCGGCGACATCCCGTTGGGCATTCAGGTGAAGCTGCTGCGGGTTCTGGAAGAAAAAGAAATTGAACGCGTCGGTGATCATAAGCCGATTCCGGTTGATGTCAGAATTATCTCAGCTACCAACAAAGATATCGAAGACCTGATCGCCCAGGAACACTTTCGTGAAGACCTGTTTTTCCGCATCAACGTGTTTCCACTTAAATGCCCTTCCCTTTCCGAGCGACTCGATGATATCCACCTGATGGTACAAAATTTTATTGAACAAAATGCCGAAAAATCCGGCAAAAAAATTGTCGGCCTGACACCGGAAGCCATGGAGGCTCTTTTCACCTATTCCTGGCCCGGTAATGTGCGCGAGTTGCGCAACGCCATCGAATATGCCTTTGTCCTGTGCTCGGGGCATTGGATTGGCGTGGAGCACCTTCCACCGAAAATATCTACCGGTAGCAAGAGACCGTTAACACGCGCGCAGCAAAGCTCTGTATCATGGGAAGAAGATAGGTCAAACCTGTTGGATACACTGCGCCAGGTCGGCGGCAATCAATCTGAAGCCGCACGGCTTTTGGGCGTGAGCCGCGTGACGATTTGGAAGCGCATCAAAAAATACGGTATTGATTTAGAGACAGATTTAACAAAAATAGAGGCAACTTAG
- a CDS encoding GNAT family N-acetyltransferase — protein MVDMLVKLYDLEPQGTFWTEQTALGIELRKPIGPEKHAIIAWVCDHFGDGWASEVDVALSNQPRTCYVAVKDSNIIGFACYDATSLGFFGPIGVIKSHRKKRTGTALMYACLLDMKNKGYGYAVVGGVEDIDFYKNTVGAIEIPDSAPGIYTNQIKGIPIKK, from the coding sequence ATGGTCGATATGCTGGTCAAATTATATGATCTTGAGCCGCAAGGGACATTTTGGACGGAACAAACAGCGCTTGGCATTGAGCTTCGCAAACCCATCGGCCCTGAAAAACACGCCATCATCGCCTGGGTTTGCGATCATTTTGGCGACGGTTGGGCCAGCGAGGTTGATGTGGCCCTGTCCAATCAGCCCCGCACTTGCTATGTGGCCGTCAAAGACAGCAACATCATCGGGTTTGCCTGCTACGATGCCACGTCCTTGGGATTTTTCGGCCCCATCGGGGTGATAAAATCACATCGTAAAAAAAGAACCGGCACGGCGTTGATGTATGCCTGTCTGCTGGATATGAAAAACAAAGGCTATGGCTATGCGGTCGTTGGGGGTGTTGAAGATATTGATTTTTATAAAAACACCGTCGGCGCCATCGAGATACCCGATTCTGCTCCCGGCATTTATACTAACCAGATCAAAGGCATTCCCATTAAAAAATAA